The Narcine bancroftii isolate sNarBan1 chromosome 6, sNarBan1.hap1, whole genome shotgun sequence genome window below encodes:
- the LOC138737303 gene encoding uncharacterized protein yields the protein MDKLNVKTGWSEGSPPGSQFKRVWLLSSGRMPCLRRSMPFGHCWDNADRAYIPIPRQLWGAQDLLDHQGPPSALGDEPAPPPIQYDSHTLTLAPSATPPRVITPVTRTPAASPSTSSLTSDQEPVLQRSQRPRWLLDRLNLAVVQLQCNAHLTRNTSSDVHCSDLAWSNVWGLDHEAERKNLLCIDVVYSSDLGAEPIMTRGDLNEPMQLRSPRPSRGTTLEVFDWPRCALGHCSPDGWAVRMGQQASRPPPGTRLRLDEEGGCRSLLDEGQFEAARGGACMTGLRRMALPNGPWRNHNSALPFKESYVSEQGETVIGIYLLSLGWLSWFGNSVVMFVLYRQKTTLQPPDYLTFNLAISDASISLFGYSRGIIEIFNVFRDDGFLITSVWTCQVDGFLTLLFGLVSINTLTVISIIRYIKGCHPYRAHYIGKWSIITSLALIWAAAIFWSGVPLLGWASYTDQLYGTCEIDWARAIFSTVHKSYIISVFVCCFFLPVSLMVFSYIAIIRAVKSKRALAGIAEVGERQRKLERDVTRVSMMICTAFIVAWSPYAVISMWSASGRNVPKLTSLLASLFAKSASFYNPIIYFGMNSKFRRDVCVLLLCTMEKEEVKLQQVKRCPERGLDQEATEASSEQWDLGRGEREWSHLPNSKNSGYECERL from the exons atggacaagttgaacgtgaaaacggggtggtctgaaggcagtcctcctggctctcaattCAAAAGGGTGTGGCTGTTGAgttctggcaggatgccctgcctgaggcgctccatgccatttggtcatTGCTGG GACAATgccgaccgggcatacatccccatccccaggcagctatggggtgcacaagacctccttgaccaccaggggcccccttcagccctgggggacgaacctgcccccccacccatccaatacgactctcATACGTTGACACTGGCCCCCTCGGCCACCCCTCCACGTGTCATCACACCAGTCACACGGACCCCTGCTGCCAGTCCCTCCACGTCCTCTCTGACAAGTGACCAAGAGCCAGTCCTacaacggtcacagagaccccggtggCTGCTGGatcgtctcaatct CGCTGTGGTTCAGCTTCAGTGTAATGCACACCTTACCCGCAACACTTCCAGTGATGTTCActgtagtgacctggcatggagcaacgtctggggcttggaccacgaggcagaaaGAAAGAATTTGCTCTGCATTGATGTTGTATACAGCTCTGATCTGGGTGCTGAGCCAATAATGACCCGAGgtgatttaaatgagccaatg CAGCTGCGCTCCCCACGTCCCAGCAGAGGAACAACTTTGGAAGTTTTTGATTGGCCGCGATGTGCACTGGGACATTGCAGTCCTGATGGCTGGGCAGTTAGAATGGGCCAGCAAG CTTCCCGCCCTCCTCCTGGCACCCGGCTGAGGTTGGACGAAGAAGGTGGCTGTCGATCTCTTCTGGACGAGGGTCAGTTTGAAGCTGCACGTGGAGGGGCTTGTATGACCGGCCTCAGAAGGATGGCTCTCCCGAATGGTCCATGGAGGAACCACAACAGTGCTCTCCCCTTCAAAGAGTCTTATGTGTCAGAACAAGGGGAGACTGTGATTGGCATCTACCTGCTGAGCCTGG GCTGGTTATCCTGGTTTGGAAACAGTGTGGTGATGTTTGTGCTGTACAGGCAGAAGACGACGCTGCAGCCACCAGACTATTTAACCTTTAACCTGGCCATCTCTGACGCCAGCATTTCACTCTTCGGTTATTCCCGTGGGATTATAGAGATCTTCAATGTGTTTCGAGACGATGGTTTTCTCATTACCTCCGTATGGACTTGCCAG GTTGATGGCTTCCTCACTCTACTCTTTGGTCTGGTCAGCATTAATACACTGACCGTGATCAGTATCATACGTTATATTAAAGGCTGCCACCCATACAGAG CTCACTATATCGGCAAATGGAGTATAATCACATCCCTGGCCCTAATCTGGGCTGCCGCTATCTTCTGGTCAGGTGTTCCGTTACTCGGCTGGGCAAGTTACACAG ACCAGCTGTATGGAACGTGTGAGATTGATTGGGCCAGAGCGATCTTCTCCACCGTTCACAAGTCCTACATTATCTCGGTCTTTGTCTGCTGCTTCTTCCTGCCGGTGTCACTCATGGTCTTCTCTTATATCGCCATCATCCGGGCGGTGAAATCCAAACGGGCATTGGCAGGCATTGCTGAAGTAGGAGAACGCCAGAGGAAGCTGGAGAGGGATGTGACCCGG GTTTCCATGATGATCTGCACGGCATTCATTGTTGCCTGGTCACCTTATGCAGTGATCTCCATGTGGTCAGCGAGCGGCCGGAACGTCCCAAAGCTCACCAGCCTGCTGGCCAGCCTCTTCGCTAAGTCTGCTAGTTTCTACAACCCCATCATCTACTTCGGGATGAACTCCAAGTTCCGCCGGGATGTCTGTGTGCTCCTGCTGTGCACCATGGAAAAGGAGGAAGTGAAGCTCCAGCAGGTGAAGCGGTGTCCCGAGAGGGGCCTGGACCAGGAGGCAACTGAGGCCAGCTCAGAGCAGTGGGACTTGGGACGGGGAGAGCGGGAATGGTCCCACCTCCCCAACAGCAAGAACTCTGGCTATGAGTGTGAGAGGTTGTAG